The Phacochoerus africanus isolate WHEZ1 chromosome 3, ROS_Pafr_v1, whole genome shotgun sequence genome window below encodes:
- the SLC19A3 gene encoding thiamine transporter 2, protein MSCFQTSASGSWIYPTVILCLFGFFSMMRPSEPFLMPYLSGPDKNLTTEQITNEIFPVWTYSYLALLFPVFVLTDYVRYKPVILFQGMSYIITWLLLLFGQGVKVMQVLEFCYGMVTATEVAYYAYIYSVVSPEHYQKVSGYCRSVTLVAYTLASVLAQLLVSLASLSYFYLNVISLVSVSTAFLFSLFLPMPKKSLFFHAKPSTEAPPKPSQKDAALGEPHKDHNPVCQEQVTVSETPYIVQSRDPKPGNVALRVFVQWLRDLKECYSSKHLFYWSLWWALSTAGYNQILNYVQVLWDNKAPSQSSAVYNGAVEAVATFGGAVAAFAVGYVKVNWDLLGELALAIFSVVSAGSLFLMHYTTSIWACYAGYLIFKTVYMLLITIAVFQIAVNLSVERYALVFGINTFIALVIQTVITVIVVDRRGLELPVSTQFLVYGSYFAVIAGIFLIRSMYILYSTNCGKKVQSPARSQNPYGPHPEEPKNV, encoded by the exons ATGAGTTGTTTCCAAACTTCAGCGAGTGGTTCCTGGATTTATCCGACTGTGATTCTCTGCCTGTTTGGATTTTTCTCCATGATGAGACCCTCAGAACCCTTCCTTATGCCGTATTTATCTGGACCGGATAAAAACCTGACCACTGAACAG ATCACAAATGAGATCTTCCCTGTGTGGACATACTCTTACCTGGCGCTGCTTTTCCCAGTGTTTGTGCTGACCGATTACGTCCGCTACAAGCCAGTCATCCTCTTCCAAGGGATGAGCTACATCATTACCTGGCTGCTGCTCTTGTTTGGCCAAGGAGTGAAGGTCATGCAGGTGCTGGAATTCTGCTATGGGATGGTCACTGCCACGGAGGTGGCCTACTATGCCTACATATACAGCGTGGTCAGCCCAGAGCACTACCAGAAAGTGAGCGGCTACTGCAGGAGTGTCACCCTGGTGGCCTACACACTGGCCTCGGTGCTGGCCCAGCTCTTGGTGTCCCTGGCCAGCCTGTCGTACTTTTACCTCAACGTCATCTCCTTGGTCTCCGTCTCCACggccttccttttctcccttttcctacCAATGCCTAAGAAGAGCCTGTTCTTTCACGCGAAACCCAGCACAGAAGCACCTCCAAAGCCATCACAAAAGGATGCTGCCTTAGGGGAACCTCATAAGGATCACAACCCAGTCTGCCAAGAACAAGTCACTGTTTCAGAGACCCCATACATTGTCCAGTCGAGGGACCCCAAACCAGGAAATGTGGCTTTGAGAGTTTTTGTGCAGTGGTTACGAGATCTGAAGGAGTGTTACTCCTCAAAGCATCTTTTTTACTGGTCCCTATGGTGGGCTTTATCCACCGCAGGTTATAATCAGATTTTGAATTACGTTCAAGTCCTGTGGGATAACAAGGCACCGTCCCAGAGTTCTGCAGTATATAATGGAGCAGTGGAAGCTGTTGCAACCTTTGGAG GGGCCGTGGCTGCCTTTGCAGTGGGGTATGTGAAAGTCAACTGGGATCTTCTGGGAGAGTTGGCTCTGGCCATCTTCTCCGTGGTCAGTGCAGGCTCTCTGTTTCTCATGCATTACACAACCAGCATCTGGGCATGCTATGCCGGCTATTTGATATTCAAGACCGTCTATATGCTACTGATCACCATAGCAGT ATTTCAGATCGCGGTCAATCTGAGTGTGGAACGCTATGCCCTGGTGTTTGGAATCAACACCTTCATTGCCCTGGTGATTCAGACCGTTATAACCGTGATCGTAGTAGATCGGAGGGGGCTGGAGCTGCCAGTCAGCACTCAG TTTTTAGTGTATGGCAGTTATTTTGCAGTCATTGCAGGCATTTTCCTAATTCGAAGCATGTACATTCTCTACTCAACCAACTGTGGTAAGAAAGTGCAAAGCCCTGCTAGAAGTCAGAATCCATATGGGCCTCACCCAGAGGAGCCAAAGAATGTCTGA